The Streptomyces achromogenes DNA segment TGCTGGCGGTGGCCCTGACGACGGCGGTAGCCGGTCTTGTTCTTGTAGCGAAGGATGTCGATCTTCACACCCTTGTGGTGGTCCACGACCTCGGCCTGGACCTTGATGCCGGCCAGCACCCACGGGTCGCTGGTCACAGCGTCGCCGTCGACAACGAGCAGGGTCGAGAGCTCGACCGTGTCGCCAACCTTGGCAGTGGAAATCTTGTCAACCTCAACGATGTCGCCGACAGCAACCTTGTGCTGGCGACCACCGCTGCGCACGATGGCGTACACGCGGATCTCACTCTCTCGCTCTGGGACGGCATCCCCGCAGTCCAGCCGTCCGGGAACGAACACGGACGGCCTCTCCCGGCCACCTAGGCAACCGGTACCCGGGAGGAAGAGGTTTACGGAGATGTGGCACGTCAACCGACACGCCGAGGGTCAAGGCTACGGGGCGGCCGTTCAGGGGTCAAACCGGGCCGGTCGCCCCTGAACGTCACCTCTGTTCGTCCTCGGCGCTCTGCTCCGCCGGGACACCGAACCCGGACGGGTCGAGCTCGAAGTCGAACGGGGCGGGAATCCGCACGGGCCGCCCGAAGGGAACGGGGGCGTCCAGGTAGGTGATCGCGCCGGAGAGTGCAGTCGGTCACCACGGCTCGAACCCCGCCCCGCCGGGCTGTCGCAGGCCCCGTATGCTCGCCGGATCAAGCCGCACACCGGAA contains these protein-coding regions:
- the rplU gene encoding 50S ribosomal protein L21 yields the protein MYAIVRSGGRQHKVAVGDIVEVDKISTAKVGDTVELSTLLVVDGDAVTSDPWVLAGIKVQAEVVDHHKGVKIDILRYKNKTGYRRRQGHRQQYTAIKVTEIPAAAK